A window of the Cicer arietinum cultivar CDC Frontier isolate Library 1 chromosome 6, Cicar.CDCFrontier_v2.0, whole genome shotgun sequence genome harbors these coding sequences:
- the LOC101515456 gene encoding homeobox-leucine zipper protein REVOLUTA, translating into MAMAVAQHRESSSSGGSIDKHLDSGKYVRYTSEQVEALERVYSECPKPSSMRRQQLIRECPILSNIEPKQIKVWFQNRRCREKQRKEASRLQTVNRKLSAMNKLLMEENDRLQKQVSQLVCENGFMRQQLHTPSAATTDASCDSVVTTPQNSKRDANNPAGLLSIAEETLTEFLSKATGTAVDWVQMPGMKPGPDSVGIFAISQSCSGVAARACGLVSLEPTKIAEILKDRLSWFRECRNLEVFTMFSAGNGGTIELVYTQTYAPTTLAPARDFWTLRYTITLDNGSLVVCERSLSGTGTGPNSASAAQFVRADMLPSGYLIRPCDGGGSIIHIVDHLNLEPWSVPEVLRPLYESPKVVAQKMTIAALRYIRQIAQESSGEVTYGLGRQPAVLRTFSQRLSRGFNDAVNGFNDDGWSILNCDGAEDVIIAVNSTKNLSGTSNPASSLTFLGGILCAKASMLLQNVPPAVLVRFLREHRSEWADFNVDAYSAASLKAGNYAYPGMRPTRFTGNQIIMPLGHTIEHEEMLEVIRLEGHSLAQEDAFVSRDIHLLQICSGTDENAVGTCSELIFAPIDEMFPDDAPLVPSGFRIIPLDSKPGDKKDAVNSNRTLDLASGIDMSPATTHGGVDSSASQNTRSVLTIAFQFPFDSSMQENVAIMARQYVRSVISSVQRVAMVISPSGLNPAVGAKLSSGSPEAVTLAHWICQSYSYYLGTDLLRSDSLVGDLMLKQLWHHPDAILCCSLKSQPVFVFANQAGLDMLETTLVTLQDITLDKIFDESGRKALCSDFAKLMQLGFAYLPAGICMSTMARHVSYEQAIAWKVLTAEDNSVHCLAFSFINWSFV; encoded by the exons ATGGCTATGGCTGTGGCTCAGCATAGAGAAAGTAGTAGTAGTGGTGGAAGCATTGATAAGCATCTTGATTCTGGGAAATATGTGAGGTACACTTCTGAACAAGTTGAAGCTTTGGAAAGGGTTTATTCTGAGTGTCCTAAGCCTAGTTCCATGAGAAGACAACAATTGATTCGTGAGTGTCCTATTCTTTCCAACATTGAACCAAAACAAATCAAGGTTTGGTTTCAGAATCGAAG GTGTAGAGAGAAGCAGAGAAAAGAGGCTTCAAGGCTTCAAACTGTGAACAGGAAACTTTCAGCAATGAACAAGTTGTTGATGGAGGAAAATGATCGGTTGCAGAAACAAGTTTCACAGCTTGTGTGTGAGAATGGGTTTATGAGGCAACAACTGCATACT CCATCAGCAGCAACTACTGATGCAAGTTGTGATTCGGTGGTTACTACTCCTCAGAATTCAAAGAGAGATGCTAATAATCCTGCTGG ACTCCTATCAATTGCGGAGGAGACCTTGACAGAGTTCCTTTCAAAGGCTACAGGAACTGCTGTTGATTGGGTCCAGATGCCTGGGATGAAG CCTGGTCCGGATTCGGTTGGGATCTTTGCTATTTCACAAAGTTGTAGTGGAGTGGCAGCTCGAGCTTGCGGTCTTGTTAGTTTAGAACCTACAAAG ATTGCAGAGATCCTTAAAGATCGTTTGTCTTGGTTTCGTGAGTGTCGGAACCTAGAAGTTTTCACAATGTTTTCTGCTGGAAATGGAGGAACCATTGAGCTTGTTTACACACAG ACATATGCTCCAACGACGCTGGCTCCTGCCCGAGATTTCTGGACTCTAAGATACACTATTACTTTGGACAATGGCAGTCTTGTG GTTTGTGAGAGATCCCTGTCTGGTACAGGCACTGGCCCTAATTCAGCTTCCGCCGCTCAGTTTGTAAGGGCTGATATGCTCCCTAGTGGCTACTTGATTCGACCGTGTGATGGTGGAGGGTCAATCATCCACATTGTAGACCACTTAAATCTTGAG CCGTGGAGTGTACCAGAAGTTCTACGACCACTTTACGAATCACCGAAGGTGGTGGCTCAAAAAATGACTATTGCG GCGCTTCGATATATTAGGCAAATAGCTCAGGAATCAAGTGGTGAAGTGACATATGGATTGGGTAGGCAGCCTGCTGTTTTGCGAACATTCAGCCAAAGATTGAGCAG AGGCTTCAATGACGCTGTAAATGGATTCAATGACGATGGTTGGTCTATACTGAACTGTGATGGCGCTGAGGATGTAATTATTGCTGTTAATTCAACAAAGAATTTGAGTGGCACTTCTAATCCAGCAAGTTCACTTACATTCCTTGGAGGAATTCTCTGTGCAAAAGCTTCTATGTTGCTCCAA AATGTTCCTCCTGCAGTTTTGGTTCGCTTTCTAAGAGAGCACCGTTCAGAATGGGCTGATTTCAACGTTGATGCTTATTCTGCTGCGTCACTGAAAGCGGGAAACTATGCCTATCCAGGGATGAGGCCTACAAGATTCACCGGAAATCAAATAATCATGCCTCTCGGCCATACAATTGAACACGAAGAG ATGCTTGAAGTTATTAGGCTGGAAGGCCACTCTCTTGCTCAAGAAGATGCTTTTGTTTCTCGGGACATTCATCTCTTACAG ATATGTAGTGGAACTGATGAAAATGCTGTCGGGACTTGCTCTGAGCTCATATTCGCTCCAATTGACGAAATGTTCCCAGATGATGCTCCATTGGTGCCTTCTGGTTTCCGCATCATCCCGTTGGATTCAAAACCA GGTGATAAAAAGGATGCAGTGAATTCAAACCGGACACTGGATTTGGCATCAGGTATTGACATGAGCCCAGCAACAACTCACGGTGGTGTGGATTCATCGGCAAGTCAAAACACCCGATCGGTGTTGACTATTGCCTTTCAATTCCCTTTCGACAGCAGTATGCAAGAAAATGTTGCAATCATGGCACGTCAATATGTCCGTAGTGTGATTTCCTCTGTGCAGAGAGTTGCAATGGTTATATCTCCATCCGGTCTAAACCCAGCTGTTGGTGCAAAACTTTCGTCTGGTTCTCCGGAAGCGGTTACACTAGCTCACTGGATCTGCCAGAGTTATAG TTACTATTTGGGGACAGACTTACTGAGATCAGATTCTCTTGTTGGTGACTTGATGCTGAAACAGCTATGGCATCACCCGGATGCTATTCTATGTTGTTCACTGAAG TCTCAGCCTGTGTTCGTCTTTGCAAATCAAGCCGGCCTTGACATGTTGGAAACAACTCTAGTGACTTTGCAAGACATCACATTGGATAAAATATTCGACGAGTCCGGTCGCAAAGCATTGTGCTCAGATTTTGCCAAGTTAATGCAACTG GGGTTTGCTTATCTGCCAGCTGGGATCTGCATGTCGACGATGGCGCGGCATGTTTCTTACGAACAAGCGATTGCATGGAAAGTGCTTACAGCAGAAGATAACAGTGTTCATTGCTTAGCTTTTTCTTTCATAAATTGGTCATTTGTATGA